A genomic window from Thunnus thynnus chromosome 12, fThuThy2.1, whole genome shotgun sequence includes:
- the LOC137193679 gene encoding cAMP-dependent protein kinase inhibitor alpha-like, whose translation MSDVEATYADFIASGRTGRRNALHDILQSPTDPEGRELPLTLSLSQLHINAGGGDGDDTEDSQSSSSSAQRESEQRNS comes from the exons ATGTCTGATGTTGAGGCCACGTACGCAGACTTCATCGCCTCCGGCAGGACGGGCAGGAGGAATGCCCTGCATGACATCCTGCAGAGCCCCACCGACCCTGAGGGGCGAGAGCTGCCCCTCACCCTGTCTCTGTCCCAGCTGCACATCAATGCAGGAGGGGGAG ATGGAGACGACACTGAGGACAGCCAGAGCTCGTCGTCCTCGGCTCAGAGGGAGTCGGAGCAGAGGAACAGCTAA